GCTTAAGGCCGACATCCTCGCCAAACTGGAGTTTTTCAACCCTCTGGCCTCGGTAAAAGATCGCATCGGCTTCTCCATGATCGAGGACGCCGAACGCGCAGGAAAAATCAAGCCCGGTCGCACGGTCCTGATCGAGCCGACCTCTGGGAATACGGGGATCGCTCTGGCCTTTGTGGCCGCAGCCAAGGGCTACCGCCTGATCCTGACCATGCCGGAAAGTATGTCCATCGAGCGCCGCAAGATGCTCCGTTATCTAGGTGCCGAGGTCGTGCTGACCCCCAAGGAAAAGGGAATGCCCGGGGCGATAGCACGGGCGAAGGAAATGCTGGCCGAGTATGATGACTCGTTTGCACCGGGCCAGTTCGTAAACCCGGCCAACCCGCAGATCCACCGCGAAACCACCGCCGAGGAAATCTGGAACGATACCCAGGGCAAGGCCGATATCCTGATCTCCGGTGTGGGAACGGGTGGAACTCTCACGGGGGTGTCCGAGGTACTCAAGCAGCGCAAGCCCGGCTTTAAAACCTATGCGATAGAGCCGGAGGAAAGCCCGGTTCTCTCCGGCGGCACGCCCGGTCCGCATAAAATTCAGGGCATCGGCGCAGGCTTTGTGCCGGACATTCTCGAAACCGAATTGATTGACTCCGTCATCAAAGTTTCCAGCGACGAGGCCATGAAAATGGCCCGCGAACTGGCGCGGTTGGAGGGAATACCCGGTGGGATATCCTCCGGCGCCGCGATCATGGCCGCCCGCAAGGTTGCCGAAATGCCTGAGAATAAAGGCAAGCAGATCATCGTGATCCTGCCGTCTTTCGCCGAGCGTTATATCTCAACGGCCCTGTTCGAAGGTCTGGAAGAGTAAGCGCCTTAAGCTTTCTCAAGCGTCCGCAGACGGTACGGCCCCTCAGACTTGGCAATAAAGAGGGGAAGATAGGCCTCGTAGTAGTATTTTTCGATGGCCTCCAGCGGCGCCAGAACCTCAAGCAGTTGCGCGGCGGAAGATTTATCCTTGGTGAGTTCCAGCGAACCGACATCCAGCTTGGCCATCCGCAGATTCAGAATCAGCTTCCGCACCGGGGCCATCAGTGTGTCCGTAACCATCAGGAAAGGCTTGAACACGGTACGGGCAATCGCGTTGACCTCCCGCAGGACATGGAACGGGAAATAGCCAAGGAAACACAGGAGCGTAAAGAAAAACACATCCTTGGTATGAAGCCTTTGAACGGCCTGCGCGATAAACGCTTCCTGCAGTTCAGCGGATAATCCCAGAATGGCAGGAGAAAGAAGCAGCTTGGATTTATTTCCCAACCCCTGCAAAACCACAGCTGTCACCAGATCAGGACGAAGGGAGGCGGGATCGTCGATCACAAACAGCTCGGGGACGCTCAAGCCTCTGGAGATACACTGGTTTTCCAGCCGTCTGTAAAACGGATCGTCGGATTTCATCGCAAGCGGCACGGCTCCGAACATCTGCTCGGCTTGGTTAAAGTCGCGGTACACAAAATAAAACGCCCCCGCCAGCGCAAAAAACAGGAACTTGAAATAAAACCGCACGAATTTGATCTGCGTTTTAGTGCTGTGCAGGATGTCCCCGACCGAATCAGGATCAAAAACATAGGCCAACGCAACAAAACATCCGGCAACCAAGGAGACGAAAATAAAAATGCTGATGAGAAAATAAACCATCATCAGGCCGGAAATAACCTGATTATTCCACTGGATGCGTTTGACCTGTCCCTGAAAATCCTGCGTGCTCATACCAAAGCCCCTTAAAAGGTTACAGCACGGTATTGAACCACAAAATCAGGCGCGTTTCGCCTCTTTTTGTTCCTGTACGCCCAGCTTTTCATGTAGAGAGGAACTGGAAGTCGTGTACTCAAAGCGCAGCTTCTCATCCGGGCGGCAATACCGGAAAACCTGCCGTGACATGAGCGCCCCTTCATGAAAGCCGGACAGAATAAGCTTCAACTTGCCCGGATAGGTGCAGATATCGCCGATGGCAAAAATCCCTTTCTTTCCGGTCTCGAATTTCTCCGTATCGACGGGGATCAGGTTGCGCTCAAGATTCAGCCCGAAATCCGCGATCGGCCCCAGCTTCATCGTCAGCCCGAAAAACGGCAGCAGCATCTCGCACGGCAAGGTCTTCAGGGTTTTTTCGTTATCCTCGATAGTAATGCCGGAAAGCTGGCCGTTCTCTCCGCTCACGCTTTTAACTTGTCCGGCCTGAAAGTGCATCTTCCCCTCGGCCACCAGCTTCTGCATCTTCGAGACGCTGTCCGGCGCGGCGCGGAATTCGTTGCGGCGGTGAACCAGCGTAACGGATTTAGCTAAGGGTTGAAGAGCGATCGTCCAGTCCAGCGCCGAGTCGCCTCCGCCGACGATCACAAGATCCTTGCCGCGGAATTTTTCCTTCTGGCGCACGGCATAAAAAACGGAGGTGCCTTCATAGGCATCGATTCCCGGAATAGGGGGCTTCTTGGGGACAAAGCTGCCCCCGCCGGCGGCAATCACAATGCACCGCGCATCGAACACGGTTCCCGTGTCGGTGGTGAGCATCCAGCGCCCGTCAGACTTCTCCTCAAGTTTTTCCGCCATCTGCCCCATATGAAAGACCGGATGAAAGGGCGCGATTTGCTTCATCAGTGCATCGGTCAATCCCTGACCGCTGATTTCCGGAATCGCAGGGATATCATAGATCGGCTTCTCGGGGTAAAGCTCCGTGCATTGCCCGCCGGGACGCTCAAGGATATCGACCAGATGACATTTGAGATCAAGCAGGCCCAACTCAAAAACGGCAAAAAGCCCGCACGGCCCCGCGCCGATAATGACGACATCGGTAACGATGGGAGCGGAAAGGGTTTGTTTTGTCTGTGGCATGGCAATACACGCGAAGTCTTAAATAAAAACAACGCTGTAATAGGCCATCACAATCGGAAAGTAAAGCCTAGCGGTCAAGAAGGCCTTTCAATTCATAAAGAAGGTCCAGTGCCTCTCGGGGCGATAGGGTATCGGGGCTGAGAGCCTCAAGCCTTTGAACAAGAATATGTTTTTCCGGTTGAGGACGCGGCGCGGCGCTGAACAAGGGTAAGTCCCCGGCCAGCGCGGTCAGCCGCCCGGTCTGGTCCTTATCCTGCAAGAGGGCCAGAATATCCTGCGCCCTGAAGATCACCGCCTCCGGCAGTCCGGCTAGCTTGGCAACGTGAATACCATAGGAACGGTCGGCGCTGCCCGCAATAACCTTGTGCAAAAAGACGATGGATCCCTTCCATTCCTTGACCGCCATCGCGTGGCAACTCAAAGAGGGCAGGGAGGATTTAAGTGAAGTCAGCTCATGATAATGCGTGGCGAACAAACCGCGGCAGGTATTGACATTATGCAGATGCTCGACGCACGCCCATGCGATCGAGAGCCCGTCGAAGGTGGCCGTCCCGCGTCCGATCTCATCGAGTATGACAAGTGAGCGTTTCGTGGATTGGTTAAGAATGGCGGCTGTTTCCACCATCTCAACCATGAAGGTCGATTGCCCCCGGGCCAAATCGTCAGAGGCTCCGACACGGCTGAACACCCGGTCGACGAGTCCGATTTTTGCCGTTGCAGCCGGAACAAACGATCCGGCCTGGGCCATAATGGTGATGAGCGCGTTCTGCCGCAGAAAAGTCGATTTCCCCGCCATGTTCGGTCCGGTCAGAAGCCAGAGCCGTTGCTGCGGGTCAAGAACGCAGTCATTGGGAACAAAACTCTCACCGGATTTTCTGAGCGCGGCCTCCACAACCGGATGCCGCCCGCCAGTGATATGAAACCCGAGACCCTTATCCGCCACCGGCCGCACATAATTCATCTCCACCGCCAGATCGGCCAGCCCCGCTGCAACATCCACGGCAGCAATCGCCTTGGCGATCCGCGCCAGAGACTCCGCCTGTCCGCAGACACGTTCAACCAAAGTCTGAAAAACCGACAATTCCAGCGCCAGAATCTTTTCGGCGGCAGAAAGGATGTCCCGCTCCACTTCGGCAAGCTCCGTGGTCGTAAAGCGCACGGCATTCGCCAAAGTTTGACGGTGAATAAAGGGGTTAAGGCTATGATCCTGAGAATCCGAACGAACCATCAGCGCGTCCGCCCGCCGCGAGGGAACCTCGATAAAATACCCCAGAACGTTGTTATGCTTGATCTTGAGCGTGTCGATTTTGGCAATCTTTTGGTACTTGCCCTGCAATCCGGCGATGATTGTGCGGCTCTCTTCCCGCAGGGTCCGCAACTCGTCCAGCCGCGGCAAATACCCTTTTCGAACATATCCGCCGTCCCGTGTATGAAGCGGCGGTTCATCGACCAGAGCACGCTCCAGATCATGCTGCAGCGAAGACAGATCGGCGCTGCTCTCCAAACCCTTGATCAGAGTGACGAGCGATGCTGTACGTGCTTCCCCGCTCAGAAGGGCGCTGTGCAGGTGCAGTGCGTTCTGAAGGCCGGTTCGGATGTTGCGAAGATCAGGGGGCGTTCCGCGCCCGACCGTAATCCGTGACAACGCCCGTTCGATATCGGGGATAAGGCGGAGCAGGGTGCGGACCTCTTCCCGCTTGGCAGGTTGCGTGAAAAAAAACTCCACCCGGTCGAGTCGCACATTGATGGCTTCCGTATCGAAAAGGGGAGCGGTCAGCATCTCCTGTAAAAGCCGTGCACCCGCGCTGGTAAGAGTGCGGTCAATCACATCGATCAGACTGCCTTTTCGCTCACCGGACAAAGTGCGCGTAAGTTCAAGATTGCGGCGTGTAGCGCCGTCCATATGCAAAAAGCCCGAAGCCGAAACCTGTTCCAGATTTTCAAGATGAGGAATTCTCCCCTTTTGTGTGCGCTCCACATAGGCCAGCAGGCTTCCGGCTGCAGAAATCTCCGCTCGGCTGAAGCTGCCGTAGGGTTCAAGGGAAGTGACGCAGTAGAAATTTTCTAGCCTTTGCTGGGCGGTTGCACTGTCAAACAACGCTTTATCTTGAGTGTTCAGCGCATTGCCAAAAGATTTTAAATGCTCAGAGTAACGTTGAGCGAAGTGAGCTTCGACAAGAATTTCCCCCGGCGCGATTCGCTCCAGACTCGGACGAAGCTCTGTATCCTTGATATTTTGAACCTTGAAACCACCCGTCGAAAGCTCCAGCCAAGCGAGGGCGCAGGTTTGATCGCCCGTTTCGGCCAGCGCACAGATGTAATTATTCTCCCGCGCATCGAGAAGATGATCCTCGGTCAGCGTTCCCGGCGTGACCAGCCGGACGACCTCCCGCCGGACGAGAGCTTTGGACGAACTTCCGCCCTCCCGCTTGGCCCGCGCTTTGGCCTCTTCGGGCGTTTCGACCTGTTCACAGATCGCCACCTTATGCCCGGCGGCAATCAATTTGGCCAGATAGGGTTCGTAAGAGTGATAGGGAACGCCGCACATGGCGATGTCCCGCCCCTGGTTCTTCCCGCGTTTGGTCAGGGCGATGTCGAGTACGGATGAGGCAATGACCGCATCCTCATAAAAAAGCTCATAGAAATCTCCCATTCTGTAAAAGAGAAGGCAGCCCGGATGTTCGTCCTTGAGTTGGTGATACTGCGCCATCATGGGAGTCATGAGGGTATCGGCGCCGGACTCGCGCTCGGAAACGATAATCGCTGCAGACTGGGACATCCCAAAAGTCTTACGCGATCATCCGCCGGATGAAAACAGGATAATTTTTAAAGGGCAGGCTGTAATTCCGCAAGCTCGGCCAGAACCTCGACCGGAACCGTAGGACTTTCGTGGATCGTGGTTTCGATCTGCCGGATGGCGCCAACGATGGCCTTAAGCTGCCCGACGCTGAGACCATGACGGCGCGTCCCGCTGAATTCGGGGTACCGGGATTTCTGGCGAGACGACGAATTGGTAAAATCATTGATAAAGGTGGTAAGATGATACGCCTTGTCTTCATCCTGATTTTTCGGATTGCCGCAGATATAGTCGCCGTAAATCTTCATTTCCTGAAGTTGCTCGATCAGGCTATGCACCTGTTCGGCCAGCAGTCGTGCCGTCTCGCCGCCCCTTGTTTTCAGGGCCAGAGTCTTATGGATCTCCGCTATTTTCGTATAAAGAACCTTGCACTCCCCGTAAGTAATCGCGAAAAACGGCTTGGGCAGGTTTCCATGCCCCGGTCGGCTCGCCATAGGCGGAACGCAAATCGGGGTATAAAGCGCGACATACTCCGCCGGGGGCCGGATAAAGTCCGATACATCGAGCGGGGCGAGGGCGGTTGTCAGATTTTCAAGGGATTGTTTTAAACTTTTGATCATGGCGCAGGCTTTTTGTAAAAGGCTTAAACAAATTTGTCCAAACCAATGTAACAAAAATGGGTTAACTACTTATTAAGGAAATTAACAAAAGGGAAGATGAGAGGTAAAATCTCAAAACCAGCCGAAAAAGCTACCCGCAAGAAGATAAAGCCCAAACCCCCCACCAACAAGAAGGACGAACAAGGCCGGCAGAATTATATGATGATGCAAGCCGCCCCCCTTTTGGAAAAGAATAACACACCAAGTAGAAAGGCAGTGAGGACTTTCTGTGATTTAGAAAAAAAAATACACCGACGATAATACAAACAGACCTCTTTAGCTTACGCCTTAAATTCATCCTCTATCTTAAATTCGTCCTCTATAAGGCGCACGAGTTTAACGGCCACGCTTTTTTTATCGGCCAACGGCCATTCCTTTATTACGGAGGTGGAAACAAAAACGATTTTGTTCAGAGGGGAGCCAAAGGTTATTTCTTTTCCTGAGCCGTCTGGACCCACGCGATTAGCCAAAATCCAGTCACAACCCTTGCTTTTAAGTTTGGCTTTAGAGTTTTTCTCAAGATTTTCGGTTTCCGCAGCAAACCCTATGACCAGTCTCGGGCGGTTCTTTTTTCTGGTGGCGATGGTTTTCAGGATATCCGGGTTCTCGGTCAGTTGAACGGCCTTGGGCTTTGAAGAGGATGTTTTCTTGATTTTCTGAAGGCTCTGTTGGGTCGGACGCCAGTCGCTGACCGCAGCAGCTGCGACAAAAATATCAACCGGCAAAGAATCTTCACAAGCCCTAAGCATCTCCGCCGCCGTTTCGACATGGAGGCACCGGACGCCCTGGGGGTCGGGA
The sequence above is drawn from the Alphaproteobacteria bacterium genome and encodes:
- the mutS gene encoding DNA mismatch repair protein MutS yields the protein MSQSAAIIVSERESGADTLMTPMMAQYHQLKDEHPGCLLFYRMGDFYELFYEDAVIASSVLDIALTKRGKNQGRDIAMCGVPYHSYEPYLAKLIAAGHKVAICEQVETPEEAKARAKREGGSSSKALVRREVVRLVTPGTLTEDHLLDARENNYICALAETGDQTCALAWLELSTGGFKVQNIKDTELRPSLERIAPGEILVEAHFAQRYSEHLKSFGNALNTQDKALFDSATAQQRLENFYCVTSLEPYGSFSRAEISAAGSLLAYVERTQKGRIPHLENLEQVSASGFLHMDGATRRNLELTRTLSGERKGSLIDVIDRTLTSAGARLLQEMLTAPLFDTEAINVRLDRVEFFFTQPAKREEVRTLLRLIPDIERALSRITVGRGTPPDLRNIRTGLQNALHLHSALLSGEARTASLVTLIKGLESSADLSSLQHDLERALVDEPPLHTRDGGYVRKGYLPRLDELRTLREESRTIIAGLQGKYQKIAKIDTLKIKHNNVLGYFIEVPSRRADALMVRSDSQDHSLNPFIHRQTLANAVRFTTTELAEVERDILSAAEKILALELSVFQTLVERVCGQAESLARIAKAIAAVDVAAGLADLAVEMNYVRPVADKGLGFHITGGRHPVVEAALRKSGESFVPNDCVLDPQQRLWLLTGPNMAGKSTFLRQNALITIMAQAGSFVPAATAKIGLVDRVFSRVGASDDLARGQSTFMVEMVETAAILNQSTKRSLVILDEIGRGTATFDGLSIAWACVEHLHNVNTCRGLFATHYHELTSLKSSLPSLSCHAMAVKEWKGSIVFLHKVIAGSADRSYGIHVAKLAGLPEAVIFRAQDILALLQDKDQTGRLTALAGDLPLFSAAPRPQPEKHILVQRLEALSPDTLSPREALDLLYELKGLLDR
- the cysK gene encoding cysteine synthase A; this translates as MTFPAVKHKDSKALKPVAEYRGHIYNNILETIGATPLVRCGRIMEEYGLKADILAKLEFFNPLASVKDRIGFSMIEDAERAGKIKPGRTVLIEPTSGNTGIALAFVAAAKGYRLILTMPESMSIERRKMLRYLGAEVVLTPKEKGMPGAIARAKEMLAEYDDSFAPGQFVNPANPQIHRETTAEEIWNDTQGKADILISGVGTGGTLTGVSEVLKQRKPGFKTYAIEPEESPVLSGGTPGPHKIQGIGAGFVPDILETELIDSVIKVSSDEAMKMARELARLEGIPGGISSGAAIMAARKVAEMPENKGKQIIVILPSFAERYISTALFEGLEE
- a CDS encoding NAD(P)/FAD-dependent oxidoreductase; amino-acid sequence: MPQTKQTLSAPIVTDVVIIGAGPCGLFAVFELGLLDLKCHLVDILERPGGQCTELYPEKPIYDIPAIPEISGQGLTDALMKQIAPFHPVFHMGQMAEKLEEKSDGRWMLTTDTGTVFDARCIVIAAGGGSFVPKKPPIPGIDAYEGTSVFYAVRQKEKFRGKDLVIVGGGDSALDWTIALQPLAKSVTLVHRRNEFRAAPDSVSKMQKLVAEGKMHFQAGQVKSVSGENGQLSGITIEDNEKTLKTLPCEMLLPFFGLTMKLGPIADFGLNLERNLIPVDTEKFETGKKGIFAIGDICTYPGKLKLILSGFHEGALMSRQVFRYCRPDEKLRFEYTTSSSSLHEKLGVQEQKEAKRA